A window of the Thalassospira indica genome harbors these coding sequences:
- a CDS encoding LysR family transcriptional regulator, with amino-acid sequence MMEQIGLERLTGLIAFARAGALGSYTAAARSLSISPSAVSKSVQRLENHLGVSLFTRTTRSLKLTPEGQDLHERAIRLLREMEDIEQAAMKARSEPSGTLRISAPLTIGLHVIAPALPAFRSQYPNVRIDLRMSDQIVDIIEQGIDIAVRIGELEDSRLISRQLAPHKLCAFASPAYLAQHGTPRHPDDLKQHDTVSLRYQSTGRMFNWPFRIGGKIIEVIPDAGLVVDASDALVAALAADGGIGISATFIAAPYVERGELVPVLSDFAVERHKITALWPESRRANPALRAFIPFLQKAFQDRMQPVI; translated from the coding sequence ATGATGGAACAAATTGGACTGGAACGTCTGACAGGTTTGATTGCATTTGCCCGGGCCGGTGCGCTGGGCAGCTATACCGCTGCGGCCAGATCACTTTCAATTTCACCATCTGCTGTCAGCAAAAGTGTGCAACGCCTTGAGAATCATCTGGGGGTTTCGCTTTTCACCCGGACCACACGGTCGCTGAAACTGACACCCGAAGGTCAGGATCTTCATGAACGTGCGATCAGGCTGCTGCGCGAGATGGAAGATATCGAACAGGCCGCGATGAAGGCACGCTCCGAACCATCCGGAACATTGCGCATTTCCGCCCCCCTGACGATCGGGTTGCATGTCATCGCCCCTGCGTTACCGGCATTCCGCAGTCAATATCCCAATGTCCGGATCGACCTTCGCATGAGCGATCAGATCGTCGACATCATCGAACAGGGCATTGATATTGCTGTTCGCATTGGCGAACTCGAAGATTCACGCCTGATTTCACGCCAGTTGGCACCTCACAAGCTTTGTGCCTTTGCCTCGCCTGCCTATCTGGCGCAACATGGCACGCCGCGCCATCCCGATGACTTAAAGCAGCACGATACCGTCAGCCTGCGTTATCAAAGCACCGGGCGGATGTTCAATTGGCCGTTCCGGATTGGCGGGAAAATCATTGAAGTTATCCCGGATGCAGGACTTGTCGTGGATGCAAGTGACGCACTCGTCGCGGCGCTTGCCGCAGATGGCGGTATCGGGATTAGCGCAACCTTTATCGCCGCCCCATATGTCGAACGCGGTGAACTGGTCCCGGTTCTGTCGGATTTCGCGGTCGAACGCCACAAGATCACGGCCCTTTGGCCCGAAAGCCGGCGCGCCAACCCCGCCTTGCGGGCCTTTATTCCGTTTTTGCAAAAGGCCTTTCAGGACCGGATGCAACCCGTGATCTGA
- the hrpB gene encoding ATP-dependent helicase HrpB, translating to MSSRFPALPIDAVLPELISALDGGTNAVLQAPPGAGKTTKVPLALLDCAWRGDQKIIMLEPRRLAARASARRMAQLLGEAVGARVGYRVRFDSKISKDTRIEVVTEGILVRMIQDDPELSGVAAVLFDEFHERSLDADLGLALALETQGALRDDLRLVVMSATLDGDPIARLMGDCPVITSEGRAYPVETKYLAPKPDKWGNTRIDAEMTSAIKTALREESGSLLAFLPGQGEITRVESALKDAVGSDVIIAPLYGAMDAKAQDIAIQPAPDDKRKVVLATAIAETSLTIDGIRVVVDSGLQRLPRFDPASGMTRLVTVKSSQASAEQRRGRAGRLEPGVCYRLWPENEHRARAPFTAPEIAEADLVPLTLELARWGVSDPTTLPWLDVPDAAKISQARDFLRGLEALNGESRITPMGTAMAGLPVHPRLAHMMLRGAQLGLDDVACALAALLSDRDFMRGRGADLRIRVEAIIKGRAPKMISEAAKQLARRLRDAVKQGGLAKPDTARVDRADEVGLLLAFAYPDRIGERRKGADARYRLSGGRGGVLPNEDSLASEPYIAVAELDGQAREARICLAAPVARATLETHFADQISEGTEVFWDAQSDAVAARWQRRIGALVLDEKATHDEADPDAITSAMIEGIRKLGLHCLPWDKAANGLRERLAFLHRVDGDHWPDMSDDGLLGSLEDWVAPYLSGITKRSQLKQINLSEALLAGIDWNQRQEMDRLAPTHWQVPTGSNIRIDYSGETPALPVRMQEMFGATETPKIAGGKVAVTLHLLSPAQRPIQVTSDLIGFWNGSYAQVKAEMKGRYPKHYWPDDPQVAEPTRRVKNRM from the coding sequence ATGAGTTCCCGATTTCCCGCCCTGCCAATTGATGCCGTCCTGCCAGAGCTTATCTCTGCGCTTGATGGAGGCACCAATGCCGTTTTGCAGGCGCCACCGGGTGCTGGCAAGACGACCAAGGTGCCGCTGGCGTTGCTTGATTGTGCGTGGCGCGGGGATCAGAAGATCATCATGCTCGAACCCCGTCGTCTGGCCGCGCGTGCCAGTGCGCGGCGCATGGCGCAGTTACTCGGCGAGGCGGTTGGCGCGCGTGTGGGGTATCGCGTCCGGTTTGACAGCAAGATTTCCAAGGACACTAGGATCGAGGTCGTGACCGAGGGCATTCTGGTTCGCATGATTCAGGATGACCCCGAACTTTCCGGTGTTGCCGCCGTCCTGTTTGATGAATTTCACGAACGATCATTGGATGCCGATCTTGGCCTGGCCCTTGCCCTTGAAACGCAGGGGGCACTGCGTGATGACCTGCGCCTTGTGGTCATGTCGGCGACCCTTGATGGCGATCCGATTGCGCGACTGATGGGCGATTGCCCGGTGATCACATCCGAAGGCCGCGCCTATCCGGTTGAAACGAAATATTTGGCCCCCAAGCCCGATAAATGGGGCAATACCCGCATCGATGCGGAAATGACATCCGCGATCAAAACGGCGCTTCGCGAGGAAAGCGGATCGCTCCTGGCCTTCCTGCCGGGGCAGGGCGAAATCACCCGGGTTGAAAGTGCGCTTAAGGATGCGGTGGGAAGTGATGTCATCATCGCCCCGCTGTATGGCGCGATGGATGCCAAGGCACAGGACATCGCGATCCAACCCGCCCCGGATGACAAGCGCAAGGTGGTGCTGGCCACCGCCATTGCCGAAACGTCGCTTACCATTGATGGCATTCGGGTGGTGGTCGATAGCGGCCTGCAACGCTTGCCGCGTTTTGATCCGGCATCGGGCATGACCCGATTGGTGACGGTGAAATCATCGCAAGCCAGTGCCGAACAACGCCGTGGCCGTGCCGGGCGACTGGAACCGGGGGTGTGTTATCGACTTTGGCCGGAAAATGAACATCGTGCGCGGGCACCCTTTACCGCGCCCGAAATTGCCGAGGCTGATCTGGTGCCGCTGACCCTTGAACTCGCGCGCTGGGGCGTTTCGGATCCAACAACCTTGCCGTGGCTGGATGTGCCGGACGCGGCCAAGATCAGTCAGGCGCGTGATTTCTTGCGCGGGCTGGAGGCCTTGAATGGCGAGAGCCGCATTACCCCGATGGGCACGGCCATGGCCGGATTGCCGGTCCATCCGCGCTTGGCGCATATGATGTTGCGCGGTGCGCAGCTTGGTCTTGATGATGTCGCCTGTGCGCTGGCGGCGTTGTTGTCTGATCGTGATTTCATGCGCGGGCGCGGGGCGGATTTGCGCATCCGGGTGGAGGCGATCATCAAGGGCCGGGCGCCCAAAATGATATCGGAGGCCGCCAAACAACTTGCCCGCCGTTTGCGCGATGCTGTCAAGCAGGGCGGGTTGGCAAAACCCGATACCGCGCGCGTGGATCGGGCCGATGAGGTTGGCTTGTTGCTCGCCTTTGCCTATCCCGACCGGATCGGGGAGCGGCGCAAGGGGGCGGACGCGCGTTATCGCCTGTCGGGCGGGCGCGGCGGTGTTTTACCCAATGAAGATAGCTTGGCGTCGGAGCCCTATATCGCGGTGGCCGAACTGGACGGGCAGGCGCGCGAGGCGAGGATTTGCCTTGCAGCACCTGTGGCGCGTGCCACCCTTGAAACCCATTTTGCCGATCAGATTTCCGAGGGCACGGAAGTCTTCTGGGACGCGCAAAGCGATGCGGTTGCCGCCCGCTGGCAACGCCGGATTGGCGCACTGGTGTTGGATGAAAAAGCCACCCATGACGAAGCCGATCCCGATGCGATTACATCGGCCATGATCGAGGGCATCCGCAAGCTCGGCCTGCATTGCCTGCCATGGGACAAGGCCGCGAACGGTCTGCGTGAACGCTTGGCATTCTTGCATCGGGTGGATGGTGATCATTGGCCCGATATGTCTGATGACGGCCTGCTGGGGTCGCTTGAAGACTGGGTGGCGCCGTATCTGAGCGGGATCACCAAACGCAGCCAGCTTAAGCAGATCAACCTGTCTGAGGCGTTACTCGCCGGGATCGACTGGAACCAGCGACAGGAAATGGATCGCCTGGCCCCCACCCATTGGCAAGTGCCCACCGGGTCAAACATCCGCATTGATTATAGTGGTGAAACACCCGCTTTGCCGGTGCGTATGCAGGAAATGTTTGGCGCGACCGAAACGCCAAAGATTGCGGGCGGCAAGGTGGCGGTGACCTTGCATCTGCTTAGCCCGGCGCAACGGCCGATACAGGTGACAAGTGATCTGATCGGGTTCTGGAACGGGTCCTATGCGCAGGTAAAGGCCGAGATGAAGGGCCGCTATCCCAAGCATTACTGGCCCGATGACCCGCAGGTCGCCGAACCGACGCGCAGGGTTAAAAACCGGATGTAG